The sequence CCGAAAAGGGAACAATTCGTTGCCGACTCCCGCATCCTCTCACTCGATCATCTTCTTTCCGAAGGTCTAGGACAATCAAATCGGCGCGACGATGTCGACATTCAGCGGCGATGAGACTGCCCCCTTCTTCGGGTTCCTCGGAGCCGCCGCTGCGCTCGTATTCTCGTGTAATCTCTCAAGATCCATGCTTTTCTAGGGCTTATGTTGTTTTGTTGCCGTTCTTTGATCCGAAAGGTTTGACTCTGATTCGGGGGTTTTGTTGCATGGAGGCATGGGGGCGGCGTACGGGACGGCGAAGAGTGGAGTCGGGGTGGCGTCGATGGGAGTGATGCGGCCGGAGCTTGTGATGAAGTCCATCGTGCCCGTTGTTATGGCGGGAGTGCTCGGGATCTACGGCTTGATCATCGCAGTGATTATTAGCACAGGCATTAATCCCAAGGCCAAGTCGTATTACCTCTTCGATGGGTATGCACACCTCTCCTCGGGGCTTGCTTGTGGCCTCGCTGGCCTTTCTGCCGGGATGGCCATTGGGATCGTTGGGGATGCTGGAGTCAGGTAACGCTTTGCTGATTTGGTTTGGTCTtcttatatttggattggttgtatAGACTGATATCAAGTAGATGGTACTTATTTCCTATTTGGGAACTGAATTGTTTGGGGGTTTGCTTTTAGGGATCAAAGTGCTCCTTTATCCTGCTAGCTTGGCTTCGCATTGATTTGTTTTGCTGTTCCATTAAATGTCTTCCAAATTAGATGAAGATGTTACACTGTCATCATTAGTTGGACTATTAATTTTAACTGCAAATAAATCTATGCTCTCGTTCTTTTACTCTTTTCTGCTCTTCTAAAAGAGCTACATAATATTTTCATGAAATTTTAACCATGATGGTCAACTTGGCTCATAGACATCTCATGACCCACTTGAGGTTGTCATTGCATATGCTGCACCAGATCCCAGTCCTCCTTGTCTCTTATTTATTAGACCATCTGTTGCGCCTTGATCTGACCTAGTTCAGATCTCAAGAATATCATATCATACGTGAACCATAGTTCTTTCTATGTTTTTTATACATTTCTTGAAACATTTCGTGTATATACTACAACAAGGACCAATTTCCAAATATATCATAGCCTTCAATCATCTTAAACCCTCACTCCAAATATCACATTAGCCACCAACAATAATTGTACCTTGTTCTTTCTTTCAGCACAAATGCTCAATAGAGAATAAGGAGATTTCGAAGGAAAACATATAATAATATGTTGAATCATTAAGTATTGTTTACCAAATAAAAGGTCCATATCATGTAAGAATATGATATCAACGAAAAAAGAACAGAGTAATAAGGTTaacttttatattaaaaaaatgctTAACAAATAACAATAAATTATTCGTTTTTACTACATGGTGATCATATATAGATGCAATACAAGACTAACATATTAATTCATATCAATAAAGAATAAAACTTGTTTGTAACACCTTGATTAGTCTCACATCAGAAGTTGGCAAGAttgagattgacttataagagtctgataagtgtactactatcaGCTTCAACTTAATTATTTTAGCTAATGGTTTAAGTCAAACGAAATTAACAGACCAATTAATCCATCATACTCCGGTCGTGACATTTCGTATCATAGCCAacctagtatttgggcatggtgaaATGGCTTGAGTAGAAAAAAGCTACATGTGGGACTTGTCATGGCGTGAAGCTTCATATGcaccatgctagggtttgattTGAACTATGCTGGATCTTGACGAGGACGTTAAGCCCTTGAGTGGGggagattgtaacacccctgattaatcCTACGTCGAAgatggacaagattaagattgacttataagggtatgatgagTGTACCGTTATCAACTTCCGTCTAAGTATTTTGGTTAGTGGTTTAGGCCAAACGAAGTTAATAGGCCAGTTAGCTTATCAAGCCCGAGTCATGACACGCATACCATTCAAATTGTTCTGAAATTTGTGTGTAGGTGGTGCATGTATCTTTGTTCAACTTTTTGGCACCCTCTAAGTCAAAAGTTTGGATATCTACTATTGTTTACCATGCAGATACTCTGTGATGCTCCGATATTTCCTGTTTATTTTGGTTTCTCCTTTTGTGTCATCATGCAACATACAGAGCTGTGGACCTTCTGAAAACCACTGCCTAAGTTATTGTTCAATTTATACATACCCTGCTATTCACAATTTAACAGTTCTAAGACTTGAATCCCTCTATACACATGCTGCCAAGTAATATCTACCAACTTCATGTGAAATCAGCTCAAACATGACAAAATGAACTGTAAGTAGGCTTGGGCATCCACAAGATTTTGACTTGGTAATATTTTGCATCAAAAAGCGTTGCAGGTATTATTTTTTTAGAATGAccagaaatttattttttttgtttacttttatCTCGCTTCAACTGGTGGCATCAGTGCAGTGTCGGTATATTAAGTGGTTATCAACTTTTACCATCTGGTTTCATTGGaaaaaattaaatagaaacaATTGGTACCAGCCTCTATGGTTTGGTATTGACCCTTGGTAAAAAACCAGCTGATGCATATCAGGCCAAACGTTATTTTATTGTTTACTTAGAAATAAGATGACACAAATAAATGTTAAATTTGGGTCCATCTATTAACGAATTGATGTAGTAATTAATTTTCAGTTAGCTGCTCCAGTTTTGAATGTCTGTTTTTGATAGTTAAATATCATGACAAGTATAGGAAATAATGTGCATTTATTAATGGGTTTAGAATATATTTTAACGTTCACTTTATATCTTATTTCTTAATCAAGAAATCaacaaataaatgcaaactatCATGGGAGATAAGAAGTAAGACCTGATCTAGCATgagttaattttatatttttgggAATCTTCATGTCCAAGCTGTGTTAAAGCCAGGTTGAGCAGTGAGAGTGGTAGATATGAGGAGTGGGGATAGGATGAGAAGAGGTGAGAAAAACACATGCTCACACTTGTTTGCTCATAGTCACAAAGGTTGGGAAACTCCTGTGTCCAGTACGAGTGGCACTGGCAAATTATGGCTGCATAGAGACAACGTCAAGTTTGAAACTAATCATTCCGAATGTTGCACATCAATTTGGTTATATATTATGTAAAACTAGATTTATCTTGTGCCATATGACATTATGAGCATATGTCTACCGCAGGGCAAACGCTCAGCAGCCAAAGCTTTTTGTGGGCATGATTCTTATTCTCATTTTCGCGGAAGCTCTTGCACTGTATGGTCTCATTGTTGGTATCATTCTGTCTTCTCGAGCTGGTCAATCTCGGGCAGACTAAGATCCGGTTGGTGCCATGTTCCATGTGATCCTTCATGTTAGTTTTAAATTTTTGTGATCATACTGTTATTTGTCTGACACGTTTTGATGTCAAGTCCTTATTTTTAATAATGTGTTATGTTCTACTAAGATGACCTAGGGATTTTGCTGGAAATAACTGGGTCATCCTCCTTCAGGAACAACTGTGAACCACATGAATTTGAATGATTACTCAATAAATCTGGGTCTAATAAAATTGTatctgttcttccgttgtgctTTCTTTTAATCTTAGTCTTAGCTAAATTTTGATAATTACTTGACAGAAGGCATGAAAATCTTAATTGCTTTGTTAATGTCAGCCACCAGCATTGGAGAAAGCTGTGAAATGTGTTGATAATGGTGAAGTGGCTGATGTTCTTTATTATTTCTGGCTGTTTGACAAATTCTTTTAATATGACTGCAAAGTTGTGACCTTTATCAAGAATGGCAGTGGGTTCAAGTTTAACACAGATGGATTCAATATTCACTATTAGTTATGGATCCAGCCTTTCTCTTTGTGCAAG comes from Musa acuminata AAA Group cultivar baxijiao chromosome BXJ3-3, Cavendish_Baxijiao_AAA, whole genome shotgun sequence and encodes:
- the LOC135632834 gene encoding V-type proton ATPase subunit c1-like, whose amino-acid sequence is MSTFSGDETAPFFGFLGAAAALVFSCMGAAYGTAKSGVGVASMGVMRPELVMKSIVPVVMAGVLGIYGLIIAVIISTGINPKAKSYYLFDGYAHLSSGLACGLAGLSAGMAIGIVGDAGVRANAQQPKLFVGMILILIFAEALALYGLIVGIILSSRAGQSRAD